In one Nocardia tengchongensis genomic region, the following are encoded:
- a CDS encoding phosphatase PAP2 family protein: MASPRARLTAVLSVGAVALLALQLVASRHHFTGPLESIWDDFAGNAKSFTVPWAGLGLALIGLSWRRRFLAVGAALGIDVAYQTVRSLSGGPLAMGNGPVLVLLSILGLAVWKWEGKDRSNALHAAALGILLVLSSKVADVWLGITVLAGPRVLDEHIVLVDHALGDPSWMAGQLVDWLGPVASAVLHWVYIELPVGAMIVTIWQLRNVVGTGVWPRHYLVRTFLVLGLIGPLFYVLFPVVGPIFAYGADGHAFSLGQYWPNVVPPVDLSPGSISFDHYAPRNCMPSLHTAWALSIFIHSRRDPLTGAPAPTWLRWGGAFWLAATIGATLGFGYHYGADLVAGAVLCLTIESGLRAPERGWDRTRIRLVSAGAALFAGLLLSYRYLSTGFAEHPVPAGIIVMGLFVAFVTAFYRTWFAEPATAPAAPLEIAARA; the protein is encoded by the coding sequence ATGGCGTCGCCGCGCGCCCGGCTGACGGCCGTGCTGAGCGTGGGCGCCGTCGCGCTGCTCGCCTTGCAGCTCGTCGCCTCCCGCCACCACTTCACCGGTCCGCTGGAAAGCATCTGGGACGACTTCGCCGGCAATGCCAAATCCTTCACCGTGCCGTGGGCCGGACTCGGGCTCGCCCTGATCGGGCTGAGCTGGCGACGGCGGTTCCTGGCCGTCGGGGCCGCGCTCGGCATCGACGTCGCGTATCAAACGGTGCGCAGCCTGTCCGGCGGACCGCTCGCCATGGGCAACGGACCGGTCCTGGTCCTGCTGTCCATCCTGGGCCTCGCGGTCTGGAAATGGGAGGGCAAGGACCGCTCCAACGCCCTGCACGCCGCCGCCCTCGGCATCCTGCTGGTGCTGTCCAGCAAGGTCGCCGACGTCTGGCTCGGCATCACCGTGCTCGCCGGGCCGCGCGTGCTGGACGAGCACATCGTGCTGGTGGACCACGCCCTCGGCGACCCCTCCTGGATGGCCGGGCAGCTGGTCGACTGGCTGGGACCCGTGGCTTCGGCTGTGCTGCACTGGGTTTACATCGAACTGCCCGTCGGCGCGATGATCGTGACCATCTGGCAGCTGCGCAATGTGGTCGGGACCGGGGTGTGGCCGCGGCACTATCTGGTGCGGACCTTCCTCGTGCTCGGTCTGATCGGGCCGCTGTTCTACGTGCTGTTCCCCGTCGTCGGACCGATCTTCGCGTACGGAGCGGACGGGCACGCCTTCTCGCTCGGCCAGTACTGGCCGAATGTGGTGCCGCCGGTGGACCTCTCGCCGGGGTCCATCAGCTTCGACCACTACGCCCCGCGCAACTGCATGCCGTCACTGCACACCGCGTGGGCGCTGTCGATCTTCATCCACTCCCGGCGCGACCCCCTGACCGGCGCGCCCGCACCCACCTGGCTGCGCTGGGGCGGAGCCTTCTGGCTCGCCGCCACCATCGGCGCCACCCTCGGCTTCGGCTACCACTACGGCGCGGACCTGGTCGCCGGCGCGGTGCTGTGCCTGACCATCGAATCCGGGCTGCGCGCACCGGAACGCGGCTGGGACCGCACCCGCATCCGGCTGGTGTCCGCGGGAGCCGCGCTCTTCGCCGGGCTGCTGCTGTCCTACCGGTACCTGTCGACCGGGTTCGCCGAACACCCGGTGCCCGCGGGCATCATCGTCATGGGCCTGTTCGTTGCCTTCGTGACGGCCTTCTACCGCACCTGGTTCGCCGAGCCCGCGACCGCACCCGCCGCCCCGCTCGAAATCGCCGCGCGCGCCTGA
- a CDS encoding glutamate--cysteine ligase encodes MAGAGIPKVPFNSSPRPTLGVEWEVALVDKTTRDLSNTAAAVFEACGDLRAWDGTPQITKELLKNTVELVSGKHDTVSEVVDELRATQEAVRRAADQVGVDLFCAGTHPFAQWSTQQLTRSAHYDELIERTQWWGRQMLIWGVHVHVGISHPDKVFPILNAMLPAYPHLLALSASSPMWAGVDTGYASNRALMFQQLPTAGLPFQFDNWGQFEGFVHDQLKTGVIEQIGGMHWDIRPAPKWGTIEVRICDGIPTKAELAALVALIHSLVVDLDRRVENGEPLPAVLPPWHVQENKWRAARYGLDAIIITDADSNERLVTDDLMDLLNRLEPTAKSLGCENELAMVADIPKKGASYQRQRRVAAAAQGDLVAVVDSLVHELEQ; translated from the coding sequence ATGGCCGGGGCAGGCATTCCGAAGGTCCCCTTCAATTCATCGCCCCGGCCCACGCTCGGCGTGGAATGGGAGGTCGCGCTCGTCGACAAGACGACGCGTGACCTGTCCAACACCGCCGCAGCCGTTTTCGAGGCCTGCGGCGATCTCCGCGCCTGGGACGGCACCCCGCAGATCACCAAGGAACTACTGAAGAACACCGTCGAACTGGTCTCCGGCAAGCACGACACCGTGAGCGAAGTCGTCGACGAACTCCGCGCCACCCAGGAAGCCGTGCGGCGCGCCGCCGACCAGGTCGGCGTCGACCTGTTCTGCGCCGGCACCCATCCGTTCGCGCAATGGTCCACCCAACAGCTCACGCGCAGTGCGCATTACGACGAACTGATCGAGCGCACCCAGTGGTGGGGCCGCCAGATGCTGATCTGGGGCGTGCACGTGCACGTCGGAATCTCGCACCCGGACAAGGTCTTCCCGATCCTCAACGCCATGCTGCCGGCCTACCCGCACCTGCTGGCGCTGTCCGCCTCCTCACCCATGTGGGCGGGCGTCGACACCGGCTACGCCAGCAACCGGGCGCTCATGTTCCAGCAGCTGCCCACCGCCGGACTGCCCTTCCAATTCGACAATTGGGGCCAGTTCGAAGGTTTCGTGCACGACCAGCTGAAAACCGGTGTGATCGAACAGATCGGCGGCATGCACTGGGACATCCGGCCCGCACCCAAATGGGGCACCATTGAGGTGCGCATCTGCGACGGCATCCCCACCAAGGCCGAACTGGCCGCCCTCGTGGCCCTGATCCATTCCCTCGTGGTCGATCTCGACCGCCGGGTGGAGAACGGCGAACCCCTCCCGGCCGTCCTGCCGCCCTGGCACGTGCAGGAAAACAAGTGGCGCGCAGCGCGATACGGGCTCGACGCCATCATCATCACCGACGCCGACAGCAATGAGCGCCTGGTCACCGACGACCTGATGGACCTGCTGAACCGGCTCGAACCCACCGCCAAGAGCCTCGGCTGCGAGAACGAGCTCGCCATGGTCGCCGACATCCCGAAGAAGGGCGCGTCGTATCAGCGGCAGCGCCGGGTGGCCGCGGCCGCCCAGGGCGATCTGGTCGCGGTGGTCGACTCCCTGGTCCACGAACTCGAGCAGTAG
- a CDS encoding superoxide dismutase family protein encodes MASSSTRRPSWWTVAPVLAVAALGLTACSNSQESSDVKGTTPPVFTSSPAPAGAEHGTEHGTATPQDSTSVTLKDPSGGTVGTASVVKVGNHLEITVEAHGLKPGFHGLHIHQFGKCETNSTAPSGGAPGDFLSAGGHLQVGDQNTHPASGDLDSLQVLKDGTAKLVTTTDAVTLDDIKGKALIIHAGADNFGNIPTRYAPAPDADTLATGDAGARVACGVVA; translated from the coding sequence ATGGCCTCGTCCTCAACTCGTCGCCCTTCCTGGTGGACTGTTGCTCCGGTGCTCGCGGTCGCGGCCCTCGGCCTCACCGCCTGCTCCAACAGTCAGGAATCGAGTGACGTCAAGGGGACGACCCCGCCGGTGTTCACCAGCTCGCCCGCGCCCGCCGGCGCCGAGCACGGCACCGAGCACGGCACCGCCACCCCGCAGGACTCCACCAGCGTCACGCTGAAGGACCCCAGCGGCGGCACCGTCGGCACCGCCTCCGTCGTGAAGGTGGGCAACCACCTCGAGATCACCGTCGAAGCCCACGGCCTCAAGCCCGGCTTCCACGGCCTGCACATCCACCAGTTCGGCAAGTGCGAGACCAACTCCACCGCCCCCTCGGGCGGCGCGCCCGGCGACTTCCTGTCCGCCGGCGGCCACCTGCAGGTCGGCGACCAGAACACGCACCCCGCCAGCGGCGACCTGGACTCGCTCCAGGTGCTCAAGGACGGCACCGCCAAGCTGGTCACCACCACCGACGCCGTGACCCTGGACGACATCAAGGGCAAGGCGCTGATCATCCACGCCGGCGCCGACAACTTCGGCAACATTCCCACCCGGTACGCGCCCGCACCGGATGCGGACACCCTCGCGACCGGCGACGCGGGTGCACGGGTCGCCTGCGGCGTCGTCGCCTGA
- a CDS encoding LytR C-terminal domain-containing protein gives MSNPNSPAGGPPLRALAMVLIALAIVFAGIGAMSLSSSDSSDSSAGSTSEAATSTAAQQNSTVAGTPSMVSSTLAPTTTTAAPTTTAATPTTTAAAGVDKSLPVRVYNNGTVAGLAKKTGDQLSGEGYNITEVGNYPGGVIPKTTVYYGSSAKEQALAKAIAAELGCSAEPRFPGISDSPTGVIVIVTGN, from the coding sequence GTGAGCAACCCGAATTCGCCGGCCGGCGGTCCGCCACTGCGGGCCCTGGCGATGGTTCTGATCGCCCTGGCCATCGTGTTCGCCGGGATCGGCGCGATGTCACTGTCGAGTTCGGACTCCTCCGACAGCAGCGCCGGATCGACCTCCGAGGCCGCCACCAGCACTGCGGCGCAGCAGAATTCGACCGTGGCGGGCACCCCGTCGATGGTGTCCAGCACCCTCGCGCCCACGACCACCACGGCCGCGCCCACCACCACGGCCGCCACGCCGACCACCACCGCGGCCGCGGGCGTCGACAAGTCCCTTCCGGTCCGGGTCTACAACAACGGCACCGTCGCCGGCCTCGCCAAGAAGACCGGCGACCAGCTCAGCGGTGAGGGCTACAACATCACCGAGGTGGGCAACTACCCCGGCGGCGTCATCCCGAAAACCACGGTGTACTACGGCAGTTCGGCCAAGGAGCAGGCGCTCGCGAAGGCCATCGCCGCGGAACTGGGCTGCTCCGCCGAGCCCCGTTTCCCCGGCATCTCGGATTCGCCCACCGGTGTCATCGTCATCGTCACCGGCAACTGA
- a CDS encoding DUF3263 domain-containing protein → MDSAAARDIPASEDGPSDEDGAHGLSRRELEILDFERKWWKYAGAKEEAIRELFDLSATRYYQVLNAVVDKPEALAADPMLVKRLRRLRASRQKTRAARRLGFQV, encoded by the coding sequence ATGGACAGCGCAGCGGCACGCGACATTCCCGCAAGCGAGGACGGTCCTTCCGACGAGGATGGCGCGCACGGGCTTTCCCGCCGTGAGCTCGAGATTCTCGACTTCGAACGCAAATGGTGGAAGTACGCCGGTGCGAAGGAAGAAGCCATCCGCGAACTGTTCGACCTCTCGGCAACCCGCTACTACCAGGTCCTGAACGCGGTCGTCGACAAGCCCGAGGCGCTGGCCGCGGACCCGATGCTGGTCAAGCGCCTGCGCCGGCTGCGCGCCAGCCGTCAGAAGACCAGGGCCGCACGCCGTCTCGGTTTCCAGGTGTGA
- a CDS encoding peptide deformylase yields MAILPIRIVGDPVLHRPTTPVTRTPEELAQLIADMYETMDAAHGVGLAANQVIIEDEDEASPRIFVYDCPDETADGKTVRRRGCVINPVLTTSEIPESMPDPDDDDEGCLSVPGEQFPTGRADWAQVTGTDERGEPVELEGHGFFARMLQHETGHLDGFLYVDVLIGRNARAAKKSIKRNGWGKPGLSWVPGTVPDPFGHDDDDLDD; encoded by the coding sequence ATGGCTATTCTCCCGATTCGCATTGTCGGCGACCCGGTTCTGCACCGCCCGACCACTCCGGTCACGCGGACACCGGAAGAGCTGGCGCAGCTGATCGCGGACATGTACGAGACGATGGACGCCGCGCACGGGGTCGGCTTGGCCGCCAATCAGGTGATCATCGAGGACGAGGACGAGGCGTCGCCGCGCATCTTCGTCTACGACTGCCCCGACGAGACCGCGGACGGCAAGACCGTCCGCCGCCGCGGCTGCGTGATCAATCCGGTGCTGACCACCTCCGAGATCCCGGAGTCCATGCCGGATCCCGACGATGACGACGAGGGCTGCCTGTCGGTCCCGGGCGAGCAGTTCCCGACCGGTCGCGCCGACTGGGCCCAGGTCACCGGCACCGACGAGCGCGGCGAACCGGTCGAGCTGGAGGGCCACGGCTTCTTCGCCCGCATGCTCCAGCACGAGACCGGGCACCTGGACGGCTTCCTGTACGTGGACGTGCTGATCGGCCGCAATGCCCGCGCCGCCAAGAAGTCCATCAAGCGAAACGGCTGGGGCAAGCCGGGTTTGAGCTGGGTCCCGGGCACCGTGCCGGACCCCTTCGGACACGACGACGACGATCTCGACGACTGA
- a CDS encoding GNAT family N-acetyltransferase, with protein sequence MTASELPPIGKRVVVRYRLPAGYPQPLTDVIGELTATDPLTVRTADGQVVSIAWEEVVAWKPLGPRPIRTSEIRSLEAAAADGWPGLMRSWIDGWLLRAGDGYTYRANSAVPLGGTDGPASLNTDTLRRIGEWYTAHGLPLQLQLPDRLASAPAEWRRWHETQVLAVDIETMALPSGPSMVRFTPEPDGAWLSMHRHRGGDTDVGSTPVVDVLTAVRDGEVVFATLGLPAPIAIGRAAVTTAPDGRRWVGLTCVAVASGHRRHGLGALVCAEMIRWGRTHGATHAYVQVSDDNEAALALYQEMGFVEHHRYRYTAP encoded by the coding sequence ATGACCGCTTCCGAACTCCCGCCGATCGGTAAGCGGGTGGTGGTTCGATACCGCCTGCCCGCGGGTTATCCACAACCGCTGACGGACGTGATCGGTGAACTCACCGCGACCGACCCGCTGACCGTGCGCACCGCCGACGGCCAGGTGGTGTCGATCGCCTGGGAAGAGGTGGTGGCCTGGAAGCCGCTCGGGCCCCGGCCCATTCGGACCAGTGAGATCCGCTCGCTGGAGGCAGCGGCCGCCGACGGCTGGCCGGGTCTGATGCGGTCCTGGATCGACGGCTGGCTGCTGCGTGCCGGGGACGGCTACACCTATCGCGCGAATTCCGCGGTGCCGCTGGGCGGTACGGACGGCCCGGCGTCGCTGAACACCGACACGCTGCGCCGGATCGGCGAGTGGTACACCGCGCACGGCCTGCCGTTGCAGCTGCAACTGCCCGACCGGCTGGCGTCCGCGCCCGCGGAGTGGCGGCGCTGGCACGAAACCCAGGTGCTGGCCGTCGATATCGAGACGATGGCGCTGCCGTCGGGCCCGTCGATGGTGCGGTTCACGCCCGAACCCGACGGGGCCTGGTTGTCCATGCACCGGCATCGCGGCGGCGATACCGATGTCGGGTCGACGCCGGTGGTGGATGTGCTGACCGCGGTCCGCGACGGCGAAGTCGTCTTCGCCACACTGGGTTTGCCCGCGCCGATCGCGATCGGCCGCGCGGCGGTGACCACGGCTCCGGACGGCCGCCGCTGGGTGGGCCTGACCTGTGTGGCGGTGGCGTCGGGGCATCGGCGGCACGGGCTGGGCGCGCTGGTGTGCGCGGAGATGATCCGCTGGGGCCGCACCCACGGGGCCACGCACGCCTACGTGCAGGTGTCGGACGACAATGAGGCCGCGCTGGCGTTGTACCAGGAGATGGGTTTCGTCGAGCACCACCGTTACCGGTACACCGCGCCCTGA
- a CDS encoding exodeoxyribonuclease III, giving the protein MRIATWNVNSIRTRQDRVLAWLDRADIDVLAMQETKCKDEQFPFEAFEAAGYEVAHIGLNQWNGVAIASRVGLDDVEIHFPDQPGFDKDAGESLLSTPVVEARAIGATCGGVRVWSLYVPNGRALDDPHYAYKLEWLEQLRVAGGKWLSEDPEAQIALVGDWNIAPTDLDVWSPEFFEGKTHVSERERDAFDAFGETGFTDVMRPFHPGPGVYTYWDYTQLRFPRKEGMRIDYILASPALAARVTEANVDREERKGKGASDHAPVTAVLAD; this is encoded by the coding sequence GTGCGTATCGCGACCTGGAATGTGAACTCGATCCGCACCCGGCAGGATCGGGTGCTGGCGTGGCTGGATCGCGCCGATATCGACGTGCTGGCCATGCAGGAAACCAAGTGCAAGGACGAGCAGTTCCCGTTCGAGGCGTTCGAGGCGGCCGGGTACGAGGTCGCGCATATCGGCCTGAACCAGTGGAACGGCGTGGCCATCGCCTCCCGGGTGGGCCTGGACGATGTCGAGATCCACTTCCCGGATCAGCCCGGATTCGACAAGGACGCCGGCGAGTCCCTGCTCAGCACCCCCGTGGTGGAGGCCCGTGCGATCGGCGCGACCTGCGGCGGTGTGCGGGTGTGGAGCCTGTACGTGCCCAACGGCCGCGCGCTGGACGACCCGCACTACGCCTACAAGCTGGAGTGGCTGGAGCAGCTGCGGGTCGCGGGCGGCAAGTGGCTGTCGGAGGACCCGGAGGCGCAGATCGCGCTGGTGGGCGACTGGAACATCGCCCCGACCGACCTGGACGTGTGGTCGCCGGAGTTCTTCGAGGGCAAGACCCACGTCTCCGAACGGGAACGCGACGCCTTCGACGCGTTCGGCGAGACCGGCTTCACCGATGTGATGCGGCCGTTCCACCCCGGTCCAGGCGTCTACACCTATTGGGATTACACGCAGCTGCGCTTCCCCCGTAAGGAGGGCATGCGCATCGACTACATCCTGGCCTCCCCCGCCCTGGCGGCCCGCGTCACCGAGGCGAACGTGGACCGGGAGGAGCGAAAGGGCAAGGGCGCCAGCGATCACGCGCCCGTGACGGCGGTGCTCGCCGACTAG
- a CDS encoding acyl-CoA dehydrogenase gives MSHYKANLRDIEFNLFEVLGIGELLDGGAYGDLDADTAREMLAEAKRLAEGPVADSFADADRNPVEFLPEQHTITVPESLKKTVAAVNEAGYSGLGMAEEMGGVPAPNALIWSIQEMLVAANNAASFFNMGPLMHKVLFDEGTEEQQRWAAHAWENRWGGTMVLTEPDAGSDVGMGRTKAVEQPDGTWHIDGVKRFISGGDVGDTADNIFHLVLARPEGAGPGTKGLSLFMVPRFLFDSETMEIGAKNGALVTGVEHKMGIKSSPTCEITFGGDIPAVGYLVGGVHNGIAQMFKVIENARMMVGTKATGALSTGYLNALEYAKQRVQGADLTQMTDKAAPRVTITHHPDVRRSLATQKGYAEGLRALYMYCASYQNADVAQANYGVDAELAERVNDLLLPLVKGCGSDRAYESLTESLQTLGGSGYLQDYPIEQYIRDCKIDSLYEGTTAIQAQDFFFRKIIRDKGVALGHVAGLIQKFVDGGPDQFKVERGLLGAALADVQAMAAALTGYLMASQQQVDELYKVGLGSVRFLYAVGDLVIAWRLLEHAAIAQAALDAGAAEKDKTFYTGKVGVGSWFAKNKLPLLSASRAVIENLDNDIMKLDEAAF, from the coding sequence GTGTCCCACTACAAGGCGAACCTGCGAGACATCGAGTTCAACTTGTTCGAAGTACTGGGGATCGGGGAACTGCTGGACGGGGGCGCCTACGGCGACCTCGACGCCGACACCGCACGAGAGATGCTCGCCGAGGCCAAGCGCCTCGCCGAAGGGCCGGTCGCCGACTCCTTCGCCGACGCCGACCGCAACCCGGTCGAGTTCCTCCCCGAGCAGCACACCATCACGGTGCCCGAATCGCTGAAGAAGACCGTCGCCGCGGTCAACGAGGCCGGCTACTCCGGCCTGGGCATGGCCGAGGAGATGGGCGGCGTGCCCGCCCCCAACGCCCTCATCTGGTCCATCCAGGAAATGCTGGTCGCCGCCAACAACGCGGCCTCCTTCTTCAACATGGGCCCGCTCATGCACAAGGTGCTCTTCGACGAGGGCACCGAGGAGCAGCAGCGCTGGGCCGCGCACGCGTGGGAGAACCGCTGGGGCGGCACCATGGTGCTCACCGAGCCCGACGCCGGCTCCGACGTCGGCATGGGCCGCACCAAGGCCGTCGAACAGCCCGACGGCACCTGGCACATCGACGGCGTGAAGCGCTTCATCTCCGGCGGCGACGTCGGCGACACCGCCGACAACATCTTCCACCTGGTGCTGGCCCGCCCCGAAGGCGCCGGACCCGGCACCAAGGGCCTGTCGCTGTTCATGGTGCCGCGCTTCCTGTTCGACTCCGAGACCATGGAGATCGGCGCCAAGAACGGCGCGCTGGTCACCGGCGTCGAGCACAAGATGGGCATCAAGTCCTCGCCCACCTGTGAGATCACCTTCGGCGGCGACATCCCGGCCGTCGGCTACCTGGTCGGCGGCGTGCACAACGGCATCGCCCAGATGTTCAAGGTCATCGAGAACGCGCGGATGATGGTGGGCACCAAGGCCACCGGCGCGCTGTCCACCGGTTACCTCAACGCCCTCGAGTACGCCAAGCAGCGCGTCCAGGGCGCCGACCTGACCCAGATGACCGACAAGGCCGCCCCGCGCGTCACCATCACCCACCACCCGGACGTGCGCCGCTCGCTGGCCACCCAGAAGGGGTACGCGGAGGGTCTGCGCGCGCTCTACATGTACTGCGCCTCCTACCAGAACGCCGATGTGGCGCAGGCCAATTACGGTGTCGACGCCGAACTGGCCGAGCGGGTCAACGACCTGCTGCTGCCACTGGTCAAGGGCTGCGGCTCCGACCGCGCCTACGAGTCGCTGACCGAATCGCTGCAGACCCTGGGCGGCTCCGGCTACCTGCAGGACTACCCGATCGAGCAGTACATCCGCGACTGCAAGATCGACTCCCTGTACGAGGGCACCACCGCCATCCAGGCGCAGGACTTCTTCTTCCGCAAGATCATTCGTGACAAGGGCGTCGCCCTCGGCCACGTCGCGGGCCTGATCCAGAAGTTCGTCGACGGCGGCCCCGACCAGTTCAAGGTCGAGCGCGGACTGCTCGGCGCGGCCCTGGCCGACGTGCAGGCCATGGCGGCCGCGCTCACCGGCTACCTGATGGCGTCGCAGCAGCAGGTCGACGAGCTCTACAAGGTCGGCCTCGGCTCGGTCCGATTCCTGTACGCCGTAGGCGATCTCGTCATCGCGTGGCGACTACTCGAGCACGCCGCCATCGCCCAGGCGGCGCTGGACGCGGGCGCCGCGGAGAAGGACAAGACCTTCTACACCGGCAAGGTCGGCGTCGGTTCCTGGTTCGCCAAGAACAAGCTGCCGCTGCTCAGCGCCTCGCGCGCGGTCATCGAGAACCTCGACAACGACATCATGAAGCTCGACGAAGCGGCTTTCTAA
- a CDS encoding oxygenase MpaB family protein, giving the protein MTATTSRPQFDAPARTIREVDYGFFGPGSPTWKVWTAPTALIGFQRAVTLEHFDPDLTAAVADVGGIYSDPRGRLDHTFAYFLIAAVADSRMAIEASEHLMRVHAKATGIEPISGNRYSANNPDSQLWIHVTGWHSVLKCYEMYGPGPLSAAEERRYWAECVIAAELQTCKPSDVPTSRAEVRDYFAQVRPRLCSSERARQGMHYLLFTPSEKGMKLWAGSRLVAPAAIATLPEWMRVTGGFDQAAVLDAAYPPAVRAAMSALKSDRLKLAVARHGIGQMTGRLLAEHMRAGVPVNPVTVTPQQAKALYGRKSSSSA; this is encoded by the coding sequence ATGACGGCCACGACATCGCGTCCGCAATTCGACGCACCCGCGCGCACCATCCGCGAGGTGGACTACGGCTTCTTCGGCCCGGGATCCCCGACCTGGAAGGTGTGGACCGCGCCGACCGCGCTGATCGGATTCCAGCGCGCGGTCACCCTCGAGCACTTCGACCCGGATCTGACCGCGGCCGTCGCCGATGTCGGCGGCATCTACAGCGATCCGCGCGGGCGGCTCGACCACACCTTCGCGTACTTCCTGATCGCGGCCGTGGCCGACAGCCGGATGGCGATCGAGGCCTCCGAACACCTGATGCGGGTGCACGCCAAGGCCACCGGCATCGAGCCGATCAGCGGAAACCGCTACAGCGCCAACAATCCCGACTCCCAGTTGTGGATCCACGTCACCGGCTGGCATTCGGTGCTCAAGTGCTACGAGATGTACGGGCCGGGACCGCTCAGCGCGGCGGAGGAACGGCGGTACTGGGCCGAATGCGTCATCGCGGCCGAACTGCAGACCTGCAAGCCGTCCGACGTCCCGACCTCGCGCGCCGAGGTCCGGGACTACTTCGCGCAGGTGCGGCCGCGGCTGTGCAGCTCCGAGCGGGCCCGCCAGGGCATGCACTATCTGCTCTTCACGCCGAGTGAGAAGGGGATGAAGCTGTGGGCGGGCAGCCGTCTGGTGGCGCCTGCAGCCATTGCCACGCTCCCGGAGTGGATGCGCGTCACGGGCGGCTTCGATCAGGCGGCCGTGCTCGACGCCGCCTACCCGCCGGCGGTCCGTGCGGCCATGTCCGCGCTGAAGAGCGATCGGCTGAAGCTGGCGGTCGCCCGCCATGGAATTGGTCAGATGACCGGTCGGCTTCTGGCGGAGCATATGCGAGCCGGGGTTCCCGTGAATCCCGTCACCGTGACTCCGCAGCAGGCCAAGGCGCTATACGGTCGCAAGTCCAGCTCGAGCGCATAA